The Salvia splendens isolate huo1 chromosome 21, SspV2, whole genome shotgun sequence genome includes a window with the following:
- the LOC121784347 gene encoding serine/threonine-protein phosphatase 7 long form homolog: protein METSSSSGQLLYGPEDPSLLNMQKHHISHKLMKEGTTQVFKVRRTESKTWDVEIHENVRYWLDVFGFKGVIDCGKPMKVDNELITSLIERWRPEMHTFYLPIGEATITLEDVQAIWGLRAEGRVFTGRDYHDNFPDWTNKCRDLLGWIPDTSTETKQGGLLMTALNNQTRMPLGDDLPTYVYIQRARIHALILLGGLILPDTTGCKVPFMWLNGLGDLEEVKTISWGSATLAYLYHYLCEASMDKRKELGGPMILLQLWAWERMPTLRPAFIGPVVHEPYTPCGARYISKYNL from the coding sequence ATGGAGACTTCAAGTTCTAGCGGGCAATTATTATATGGACCCGAAGACCCGTCCTTGCTAAATATGCAGAAACATCACATTTCACATAAACTCATGAAAGAGGGCACAACCCAAGTATTTAAGGTCCGAAGGACAGAAAGCAAGACTTGGGACGTCGAAATTCACGAGAATGTTAGATATTGGCTTGACGtctttggtttcaaaggcgtgatCGATTGTGGGAAGCCCATGAAGGTGGACAATGAGCTGATCACGTCGttgattgagcgttggaggccggAGATGCACACTTTCTATCTACCAATCGGTGAGGCGACGATcaccttggaagatgtgcaagccaTTTGGGGCTTGAGGGCGGAGGGTCGCGTCTTCACAGGGCGTGACTATCATGACAACTTTCCTGATTGGACCAACAAGTGCCGCGatctgttgggatggataccagaTACTTCCACAGAGACAAAGCAAGGCGGTTTGCTAATGACCGCGCTGAACAACCAGACAAGGATGCCTCTGGGTGATGACCTACCTACGTACGTATACATCCAAAGGGCACGTATCCATGCCCTAATTTTATTAGGAGGTCTCATTCTACCGGACACCACGGGGTGTAAGGTGCcatttatgtggttgaatgGGCTTGGGGATCTGGAAGAGGTGAAGACTATTAGTTGGGGAAGTGCGACATTGGCCTACCTTTATCATTATCTGTGCGAGGCTTCCATGGATAAGAGAAAAGAGTTGGGCGGGCCTATGATCCTTCTGCAgctatgggcgtgggaaagaatgcccacattgaggCCTGCATTCATAGGACCAGTTGTGCACGAGCCATATACACCATGTGGCGCCAGGTATATATCTAAATACAATCTCTAA